The following proteins come from a genomic window of Triticum aestivum cultivar Chinese Spring chromosome 6A, IWGSC CS RefSeq v2.1, whole genome shotgun sequence:
- the LOC123127263 gene encoding 26S proteasome regulatory subunit 8 homolog A produces the protein MATVAMDISKPPPAASGDESAKGARGGGEGLRQYYLQHIHDLQLQIRQKTHNLNRLEAQRNDLNSRVRMLREELQLLQEPGSYVGEVVKVMGKSKVLVKVHPEGKYVVDIDKSIDITKITPSTRVALRNDSYMLHLVLPSKVDPLVNLMKVEKVPDSTYDMIGGLDQQIKEIKEVIELPIKHPELFESLGIAQPKGVLLYGPPGTGKTLLARAVAHHTDCTFIRVSGSELVQKYIGEGSRMVRELFVMAREHAPSIIFMDEIDSIGSARMESGTGNGDSEVQRTMLELLNQLDGFEASNKIKVLMATNRIDILDQALLRPGRIDRKIEFPNPNEDSRGDILKIHSRRMNLMRGIDLKKIAGKMNGASGAELKAVCTEAGMFALRERRVHVTQEDFEMAVAKVMKKDNEKNMSLRKLWK, from the exons ATGGCGACGGTGGCGATGGACATCTCGAAGCCCCCGCCGGCCGCGTCCGGCGACGAGTCGGCCAAGGGCGCGCGTGGCGGAGGCGAGGGGTTGCGCCAGTACTACCTGCAGCACATCCACGACCTGCAGCTCCAGATCCGCCAGAAGACGCACAACCTCAACCGCCTCGAGGCCCAGCGCAACGACCTCAACTCCCGAG TTAGAATGCTTAGGGAAGAGCTACAGTTACTCCAAGAGCCTGGCTCTTATGTTGGTGAGGTGGTGAAGGTCATGGGCAAATCAAAGGTTCTAGTTAAG GTGCATCCAGAAGGCAAATATGTAGTAGATATTGATAAGAGCATCGATATCACAAAAATCACACCTTCAACAAGAGTTGCTCTTCGGAATGATAGCTATATGCTTCATTTGGTCCTTCCAAGCAAAGTTGATCCACTGGTCAATCTTATGAAAGTTGAGAAGGTCCCAGATTCTACATATGATATGATTGGAGGTCTTGATCAGCAAATCAAGGAGATCAAAGAG GTCATCGAGCTTCCTATCAAACATCCTGAGTTATTTGAGAGCCTTGGAATTGCGCAGCCAAAG GGTGTCCTCCTTTATGGACCACCAGGGACAGGCAAAACATTACTGGCACGTGCAGTTGCTCATCACACCGACTGTACCTTCATCAGGGTATCTGGTTCTGAGTTGGTTCAGAAGTATATTGGTGAGGGCTCCCGGATGGTTCGTGAACTCTTTGTTATGGCTAG GGAGCATGCACCATCTATTATATTCATGGATGAAATAGACTCCATTGGATCTGCTAGAATGGAGTCTGGAACTGGCAATGGTGATAGTGAAGTGCAACGGACCATGCTTGAGCTTCTAAACCAACTTGATGGTTTTGAAGCATCAAACAAAATTAAG GTTCTGATGGCAACAAACCGCATAGACATCTTGGATCAAGCCCTTTTGAGGCCTGGCCGCATAGACAGGAAGATTGAATTTCCAAATCCTAATGAGGAT TCACGAGGTGATATCTTGAAGATTCATTCAAGAAGGATGAACTTGATGCGTGGAATTGATCTGAAAAAGATTGCGGGAAAGATGAATGGCGCTTCCGGAGCTGAGCTAAAG GCGGTCTGCACCGAAGCCGGAATGTTTGCTCTCCGTGAGAGAAGGGTGCACGTAACGCAGGAGGACTTCGAGATGGCGGTGGCCAAGGTGATGAAGAAGGACAATGAGAAGAACATGTCCTTGCGGAAGCTGTGGAAGTGA